Proteins from a genomic interval of Maniola jurtina chromosome 8, ilManJurt1.1, whole genome shotgun sequence:
- the LOC123867686 gene encoding uncharacterized protein LOC123867686 yields MLIIFLISQKLDPTTSLKWEESRSSLKDIPTLDDFFQFLKNRADVFETIKSKRRSSIEPSPKGKREFTKSFSATSSPSKSKVNFVCPVCKGKHRIYECLTFKNKSPEDRSALVSSLNLCRNCLRKDHTVDQCRLPGGGCKTCNQRHNSLIHVNVSESEEEPALETVTMSSTSVTEVLLCTALVDLFNPTTNEKVTVRALLDSGSQSSFLTTAVKKSLGLPSQKIDTKIIGIGDTKLNVLSERCLVHIKSKHSSFNTTISSLVLPKLTGQLPKISFDITRLNISNFQLADPTFNIPSDIDVILGAELFWCIIGTEQHSLGEHYPILRSSKLGWLIAGPICPSKKAHKYKPTQETSCNLVSCDSDLSNEITKFLELEKVPTKTIYKEEEHLCEQHFLQNTYRCDDGHFCVKIPLRCDKDCLGSSYALAGRSIFNLEGRFNKQPLLKQSYVEFMREYADLKHLSVYDKPLSESSFYLPHHPVLLKLTNKSTTTEISELNSHAPTSQNPAYLVSRGVQPSCVNQCELWWHGPTYLLEPEASWPAQEHRIKNLPEIKALAVEAQEPFFDLTRISRFPILQRSYAWVLRCINDVRKSKNKLTGPLQASELDNSMCAPVKISQGQSFANGLTLLSNNKQFKASSLLSSLDTVIDAKSILRVGGHLSMSDFNYDKKCPILLYADSHLTKILFHNERDRLKSGEFQDSVQDFVSKQNIEFEFSLVYALNFSGLWEAGTKATKFHPKRVMCTSNLTFEELSSLFAQVESILNSRPLCPLSPSPNDLQCLTPGHFLIGRPLMSLPSPPLQEINTNRLDRFQRLEQAHQHFWKRWANVYVAELQKRTKWRTRCTTLKVHDLVLLKEPSAPPLCWRLSRVTQLHPSADDVPRVADISTAQGIVRRALNRICLLPTSCS; encoded by the coding sequence ATGcttataatttttcttatttcccAAAAGCTAGACCCCACCACAAGTTTGAAGTGGGAAGAAAGCAGAAGCTCATTGAAGGACATCCCTACACTAGATGATTTCTtccaatttctaaaaaataggGCAGATGTATTTGAGACAATTAAAAGTAAACGTCGCAGTTCCATAGAACCCTCACCAAAGGGTAAAAGGGAGTTTACTAAATCCTTCTCAGCGACCAGTTCACCTTCTAAATCTAAAGTTAATTTTGTCTGTCCAGTTTGTAAAGGTAAACATCGTATTTACGAGTGCTTGACCTTCAAGAATAAATCTCCAGAAGATAGATCTGCACTCGTATCTTCTCTAAATCTTTGCCGGAATTGCCTCCGCAAGGATCACACCGTGGACCAGTGCCGCCTGCCTGGTGGTGGCTGTAAGACCTGTAACCAACGGCACAATTCACTGATCCACGTCAACGTCTCCGAAAGTGAAGAAGAACCAGCACTAGAGACTGTTACCATGTCATCCACGTCGGTGACTGAAGTTCTACTATGCACCGCACTAGTTGATTTGTTTAATCCGACCACTAATGAAAAGGTCACAGTGCGTGCTCTTCTTGACAGCGGAAGCCAGTCCTCATTCTTGACCACAGCTGTCAAAAAAAGTCTTGGCTTACCTTCTCAAAAAATCGATACCAAGATCATTGGTATCGGTGACACCAAACTAAATGTTTTATCAGAACGATGTTTAGTCCACATTAAATCAAAACATTCCTCTTTCAATACGACTATATCTTCTTTAGTTTTGCCTAAGCTCACCGGTCAGCTGCCTAAGATTTCCTTTGATATTACAAGATTGAACATTTCAAATTTTCAGCTGGCGGATCCAACATTTAACATTCCCTCTGATATTGATGTTATTCTGGGCGCAGAGCTGTTCTGGTGTATCATTGGCACTGAACAGCATTCTCTTGGTGAGCATTACCCTATTTTGCGTAGCTCCAAGTTAGGATGGCTAATAGCTGGTCCTATATGCCCTAGTAAAAAGGCACATAAATATAAGCCTACTCAAGAAACTTCTTGCAACTTAGTTAGTTGCGACTCAGATTTATCtaacgaaattacaaaatttttgGAACTTGAAAAAGTGCCTACTAAGACCATATATAAAGAAGAGGAGCATCTTTGCGAACAGCATTTTCTCCAAAACACTTACCGCTGTGATGATGGCCATTTTTGCGTAAAAATCCCGCTTCGTTGTGACAAGGATTGCTTAGGGAGTTCTTATGCATTGGCAGGAAGAAGTATTTTTAACCTTGAAGGGCGCTTCAATAAACAGCCTTTACTCAAGCAATCATATGTAGAATTCATGAGGGAGTATGCAGACCTTAAGCATTTATCTGTGTACGACAAACCCCTATCAGAATCTTCATTTTATCTGCCTCATCATCCAGTTCTTCTGAAACTAACCAATAAATCGACTACAACTGAAATTTCTGAACTTAATTCCCATGCCCCTACATCACAGAATCCAGCTTATTTAGTTTCACGTGGTGTGCAGCCCTCTTGCGTGAATCAATGTGAGTTATGGTGGCATGGACCAACTTACCTTTTAGAACCAGAAGCGTCTTGGCCCGCACAAGAACATAGAATTAAAAACCTACCTGAAATCAAAGCACTCGCAGTGGAGGCCCAGGAACCTTTCTTTGATTTAACTAGAATTTCAAGATTTCCTATTTTACAACGCAGTTATGCCTGGGTGCTTCGATGTATCAATGACGTAAGAAAGTCCAAAAATAAGTTGACTGGTCCATTGCAAGCTTCTGAACTTGATAATTCCATGTGTGCTCCAGTGAAGATTTCACAAGGTCAGTCTTTTGCAAACGGATTGACACTTTTGTCTAACAATAAACAGTTTAAAGCAAGTTCACTTCTATCTTCATTGGACACCGTTATTGATGCAAAGAGTATACTCCGCGTAGGTGGCCATCTTTCTATGTCCGATTTTAATTACGACAAAAAATgtccaattttattatatgctgACAGTCATCTAACtaagattttatttcataacgAGCGTGATCGTCTAAAATCTGGGGAGTTTCAAGACTCTGTACAAGACTTTGTATCCAAACAGAATATTGAGTTTGAGTTCTCCCTCGTATACGCTCTTAACTTCAGTGGTTTGTGGGAGGCCGGCACAAAGGcaaccaaatttcatccaaaaagAGTAATGTGCACATCCAACTTAACTTTCGAGGAATTATCTTCATTGTTTGCACAGGTTGAGTCAATCCTCAACAGCCGGCCCCTCTGTCCTCTCAGTCCTTCCCCCAATGATCTCCAGTGTCTCACACCCGGGCACTTTCTGATTGGCAGGCCACTCATGTCCTTGCCGAGTCCACCTCTACAAGAAATCAACACCAACCGACTCGACCGATTTCAACGGCTGGAGCAGGCGCACCAGCACTTTTGGAAACGATGGGCTAACGTTTATGTGGCCGAACTACAAAAGCGCACGAAGTGGCGCACAAGGTGTACAACATTGAAGGTACACGACCTAGTTTTGCTGAAGGAACCAAGCGCGCCACCACTCTGCTGGCGCCTTAGCAGAGTGACACAACTGCATCCCAGCGCTGATGACGTGCCCCGCGTTGCAGACATCTCCACCGCTCAGGGCATTGTGCGACGGGCCCTTAATCGGATCTGCCTGTTGCCAACTTCTTGCTCTTGA